In Mercurialis annua linkage group LG6, ddMerAnnu1.2, whole genome shotgun sequence, the following are encoded in one genomic region:
- the LOC130015679 gene encoding uncharacterized protein LOC130015679, producing the protein MGNVHCWSQKLQEEELQERILEAETSRRGMIRRSQRRNGGSTKKKRTGVIRSAVEVSVRNLKVTVTVKHCYYRRTIWSRVLKLLNKFDIGVTRINVKTKKNKYSKGKIRGFFPLNCHLNMLFPNSVPLWNPQVLNPQVILADSMTIP; encoded by the exons ATGGGG AACGTACACTGCTGGAGCCAGAAACTTCAAGAAGAGGAATTACAAG AACGTATACTGGAGGCAGAAACTTCAAGAAGAGGAATGATAAGGAGGTCGCAACGTAGAAATGGGG GATCTACTAAAAAAAAGAGAACTGGGGTGATACGCAGTGCTGTGGAAGTATCAGTGAGAAATTTGAAAGTCACGGTAACCGTTAAGCACTGTTACTACCGGCGGACGATATGGAGCAGAGTGCTCAAACTCCTAAACAAGTTTGATATAGGAGTGACAAGAATTAACGTAAAAACCAAGAAAAACAAATATTCTAAAGGGAAAATCCGGGGTTTTTTCCCATTAAATTGCCACCTAAATATGTTATTCCCAAATAGTGTCCCCTTATGGAATCCGCAAGTattgaatccgcaagtcatacttgcggattcaaTGACCATCCCTTAA